From Micromonospora nigra, one genomic window encodes:
- the purL gene encoding phosphoribosylformylglycinamidine synthase subunit PurL gives MTTHPDEVRETPGAFPAAGVQPAQSRPAPVAPHAAAPARPAEPASDWAEDVDTVPRAAGTAGELQPYAELGLRDDEYERIRHVLGRRPTQSELAMYSIMWSEHCSYKSSKVHLRQFSEKAPPSDRMLAGIGENAGVVQVSDELAVTFKVESHNHPSFVEPYQGAATGVGGIVRDILAMGARPVAVMDPLRFGAADHPDTARVLPGVVAGVGGYGNCLGLPNIGGEVVFDPCYQGNPLVNALCLGVLPVDRLQKKDATGPGNVVVLMGAKTGRDGIGGVSVLASATFDEGSEQRRPSVQVGDPFTEKLLIEACLELYDAELVVGIQDLGGAGLTCALTETAASAGTGMRVWLERVPLREPSMEPHEILASESQERMLLVVEPEKLDAVLKTCEKWGVLATAIGEVTPPAEDGQPGRLTITWRDHLVVDVPPGSLVDDGPVYARPMREPADLILLQADRAETLPRPSDPDALRETLLRMIASPNLCDRAWVTEQYDRYVLGNTVLAQPEDSGVIRIDERTGLGVALSVDGNGRYARLDPYQGAKLALAEAYRNVAVTGAKPIAVTNCLNFGSPEDPGVMWQFAEAVRGLADGCLELGIPVTGGNVSFYNQTGAAAIHPTPVVGVLGLLDNVAERVPMGFVPRANGDHDQIFLLGETHVELSGSEWAWVTHEHLGGVPPQVDLDRERQLAELLADAARVGHLSSAHDLSDGGLAQGLVEACLRRGVGARIAVPERFEGGSMPFVYLFSESAGRAVVSVPRGHEKAFTALCTQHGVPWEPIGVTDPTGGALDVHGQFRLGLDELRAAHTATLPALFGGAGLAEVPAPAAGVAGAVEAVPLPADAPATEVDPAIGSEPIATAGPQPRTGAVEREADADVPPTAAPVGTAPAGDAIRAGAAPAASTVDDGRSDPAGDHGPSGAPGDRAAPPVRPTGRPAPSTDDTAGHRHPEPGATEHHSAPDER, from the coding sequence ATGACCACCCACCCGGACGAGGTACGGGAGACCCCGGGGGCCTTCCCGGCCGCTGGAGTGCAGCCTGCGCAGTCGCGTCCGGCTCCCGTCGCGCCGCACGCCGCCGCCCCGGCCCGGCCCGCCGAGCCGGCGTCCGACTGGGCCGAGGACGTGGACACCGTGCCGCGTGCCGCCGGCACGGCCGGAGAGCTCCAGCCGTACGCCGAGCTGGGCCTGCGCGACGACGAGTACGAGCGGATCCGGCACGTGCTGGGCCGCCGCCCCACCCAGTCCGAGCTGGCCATGTACTCGATCATGTGGAGCGAGCACTGCTCCTACAAGTCGAGCAAGGTGCACCTGCGCCAGTTCAGCGAGAAGGCCCCGCCCAGCGACCGGATGCTGGCCGGCATCGGCGAGAACGCCGGCGTCGTGCAGGTCTCCGACGAACTGGCGGTCACCTTCAAGGTCGAGTCGCACAACCACCCGAGCTTCGTCGAGCCCTACCAGGGCGCGGCGACCGGTGTCGGCGGCATCGTCCGCGACATCCTCGCCATGGGTGCCCGCCCGGTCGCGGTGATGGACCCGCTGCGCTTCGGCGCGGCCGACCACCCCGACACCGCCCGGGTGCTGCCCGGAGTCGTCGCCGGGGTCGGCGGGTACGGCAACTGCCTCGGCCTGCCCAACATCGGCGGCGAGGTCGTCTTCGACCCCTGCTACCAGGGAAACCCGCTGGTCAACGCGCTGTGCCTCGGTGTGCTGCCGGTCGACCGGCTACAGAAGAAGGACGCGACCGGCCCCGGCAACGTCGTGGTGCTGATGGGTGCCAAGACCGGCCGGGACGGCATCGGCGGCGTGTCGGTGCTCGCCAGCGCCACCTTCGACGAGGGCAGCGAACAGCGCCGCCCGTCCGTGCAGGTGGGTGACCCGTTCACCGAGAAGCTGCTGATCGAGGCCTGCCTGGAGCTGTACGACGCCGAACTGGTCGTCGGCATCCAGGATCTGGGCGGTGCCGGGCTGACCTGCGCGCTGACCGAGACCGCGGCCTCGGCCGGCACCGGCATGCGGGTGTGGCTGGAGCGGGTGCCGCTGCGCGAGCCCTCCATGGAGCCGCACGAGATCCTGGCCAGCGAGTCGCAGGAGCGGATGCTGCTGGTGGTCGAGCCGGAGAAGCTCGACGCCGTGTTGAAGACCTGCGAGAAGTGGGGCGTGCTCGCCACCGCGATCGGGGAGGTCACCCCGCCCGCCGAGGACGGCCAGCCGGGCCGACTGACGATCACCTGGCGGGACCACCTGGTCGTCGACGTGCCCCCGGGTTCGCTGGTCGACGACGGCCCGGTCTACGCCCGTCCGATGCGCGAGCCGGCCGACCTCATCCTGCTCCAGGCCGACCGGGCCGAGACGCTGCCCCGGCCCAGCGACCCGGATGCGCTGCGGGAGACCCTGCTGCGCATGATCGCCTCGCCGAACCTCTGCGACAGGGCCTGGGTCACCGAGCAGTACGACCGTTACGTCCTGGGCAACACCGTGCTGGCCCAGCCCGAGGACTCGGGCGTGATCCGGATCGACGAGCGGACCGGGCTCGGCGTGGCGCTGTCCGTGGACGGCAACGGCCGGTACGCCCGGCTCGACCCCTACCAGGGTGCGAAGCTGGCGCTGGCCGAGGCGTACCGGAACGTGGCGGTGACCGGCGCGAAGCCGATCGCCGTCACCAACTGCCTCAACTTCGGCTCGCCGGAGGACCCGGGCGTGATGTGGCAGTTCGCCGAGGCCGTGCGTGGCCTGGCCGACGGCTGCCTGGAACTGGGCATCCCGGTGACCGGCGGCAACGTCAGCTTCTACAACCAGACCGGCGCGGCGGCGATCCACCCGACCCCGGTGGTCGGGGTGCTCGGTCTGCTCGACAACGTGGCCGAGCGGGTGCCGATGGGCTTCGTGCCCCGCGCCAACGGCGACCACGACCAGATCTTCCTGCTCGGCGAGACCCACGTGGAGCTGTCCGGCTCGGAGTGGGCGTGGGTCACCCACGAACACCTCGGCGGTGTACCCCCGCAGGTGGACCTGGACCGCGAGCGTCAGCTGGCGGAGCTGCTGGCCGACGCGGCCCGCGTCGGGCACCTCAGCTCCGCCCACGACCTCTCCGACGGCGGTCTGGCGCAGGGCCTGGTGGAGGCGTGCCTGCGTCGCGGCGTCGGCGCCCGGATCGCCGTGCCCGAGCGCTTCGAGGGCGGCTCCATGCCGTTCGTCTACCTGTTCAGCGAGTCGGCCGGGCGTGCGGTCGTCTCGGTGCCGCGTGGGCACGAGAAGGCGTTCACCGCCCTCTGCACCCAGCACGGCGTGCCGTGGGAGCCGATCGGGGTCACCGACCCGACCGGCGGTGCCCTGGACGTGCACGGCCAGTTCCGGCTCGGGCTGGACGAGCTGAGGGCCGCTCACACGGCCACCCTGCCGGCTCTGTTCGGCGGTGCCGGGCTGGCCGAGGTGCCGGCGCCGGCCGCCGGGGTCGCGGGTGCCGTCGAGGCGGTTCCGCTGCCCGCCGACGCCCCGGCCACCGAGGTCGACCCGGCGATCGGGTCCGAGCCGATCGCCACGGCCGGCCCACAGCCCCGCACCGGTGCGGTCGAGCGGGAGGCCGACGCCGACGTCCCGCCGACGGCTGCCCCGGTGGGCACCGCGCCGGCCGGCGACGCGATTCGGGCCGGTGCGGCACCTGCTGCGTCGACTGTCGACGACGGCCGGTCCGACCCGGCCGGCGACCACGGACCGTCGGGCGCTCCCGGTGACCGTGCCGCGCCGCCGGTGCGCCCCACCGGTCGGCCTGCGCCGTCGACCGACGACACCGCCGGGCACCGGCACCCCGAGCCCGGTGCCACCGAGCACCACTCGGCGCCTGACGAGCGCTGA
- a CDS encoding 2-phosphosulfolactate phosphatase, producing MAEAVHGQPGAGARFDWGLAGAAELGRVCAALVVVDVLSFTTAVEVAVGRGMRVHPFPWGGQAAAYARRVGAVVAVGRRQADTGHPWSLSPAALGTAPVATDLVLPSPNGSAISAAASATGRPVVAANLRNARAVGRWLLRQGYGSTTAPIGVVAAGERWPDGSLRPCVEDQLGAACVLDAVSDSPGGLSVEAAVALAALASTPDVPAAVRGGVSGRELIEDGFAGDVEIAVRVGTSEVVPLLRRGVFTPA from the coding sequence ATGGCCGAGGCCGTTCACGGCCAACCCGGTGCCGGGGCACGGTTCGACTGGGGACTGGCCGGGGCGGCGGAACTCGGTCGGGTGTGCGCGGCGTTGGTGGTGGTGGACGTACTTTCGTTCACCACCGCCGTCGAGGTGGCGGTGGGGCGCGGCATGCGGGTCCATCCCTTCCCCTGGGGCGGGCAGGCTGCCGCCTACGCCCGGCGGGTCGGCGCGGTCGTCGCGGTCGGTCGCCGTCAGGCCGACACCGGCCATCCGTGGTCGCTGTCACCGGCGGCGCTGGGCACCGCGCCCGTCGCCACCGATCTGGTGCTGCCGTCGCCGAACGGCTCGGCCATCAGCGCCGCCGCCAGCGCCACGGGGCGTCCGGTGGTCGCGGCCAACCTGCGCAACGCTCGCGCCGTCGGGCGCTGGCTGCTCCGCCAGGGGTACGGCTCGACGACCGCCCCGATCGGGGTGGTCGCCGCCGGTGAACGGTGGCCCGACGGGTCGCTGCGCCCCTGCGTGGAGGACCAGCTCGGGGCGGCGTGCGTGCTGGACGCCGTGTCCGACTCACCCGGTGGCCTCTCCGTGGAGGCGGCGGTGGCGCTCGCCGCACTGGCCAGCACGCCGGACGTACCGGCGGCGGTGCGTGGGGGCGTCTCCGGTCGGGAACTGATCGAGGACGGCTTCGCCGGGGACGTCGAGATCGCGGTACGCGTCGGCACCTCCGAAGTGGTGCCGCTGCTGCGCCGGGGCGTGTTCACCCCGGCCTGA
- a CDS encoding carboxypeptidase-like regulatory domain-containing protein, whose product MSTHRRAWQQRAGVVVALVVGALLAVPATPAHAADVTVSPGSVTVNAGSDATVTVQVTPRDNDENAKVSLSGLPSGVSCGGCGQITFDSDQPKSVELTIRANDNAGDATANVTVQVEAKSGNDTANFSLTVKGRAAPEPTRAQTVKSISGRVVTQEGEGVPNAYVLLKDSAGRQRDTTTDGSGNFRFTGSTENPIAPGRIDLGASKDDILAAVSFNASAGQSVTNRRISLAIKTEATPSPTPSASESAVPTVEPTEEPLDEIVEPTEVAAAPAANEDSGGFGNWLLILLGGLFVAIGVGTIVLLWMKRRETDEEDADATATGAGAAPAARGAIRGADDQTRVVNRVGGAGPDPTMVAGGAALSNAPTMMHRPVIDDVPPDPYGAPPQPYGASGGTGWGGYGEDQGGYGTPGYGNAPSSGSGYGNAPSSGSGYGNAPSSGSGYGTAPASGSGYGTAPASGGGYGSGSAPAGGYGTAPSPGSGYAGRDYGAPGGGTDYPPVPAGGPGYGDRYDEPTGRYSGEETRFPPPADPYATGVYEPGKGQDYGQQDPAGYGRGAEPTGGYDQRGYAAQPGGYDQGGYDQGGGYGQQTGQSAGYGQQPQHGGYGQDGPQAGGYGQQPPAQRGGYDSYDQGGYGQSGYGGQQPGSYDQPTTYDQGGYYGDPAQPGRGRPDGPPPERGGRRLDWLDD is encoded by the coding sequence GTGTCAACACACCGACGTGCCTGGCAGCAGCGGGCCGGTGTGGTCGTGGCGCTGGTTGTCGGCGCCCTGCTCGCCGTCCCCGCGACACCTGCCCACGCCGCCGACGTCACCGTCTCGCCCGGCTCGGTCACCGTCAACGCCGGCAGCGACGCCACTGTGACCGTACAGGTCACTCCCCGTGACAACGACGAGAACGCGAAGGTCAGTCTCAGCGGCCTGCCGTCCGGCGTGAGCTGCGGCGGTTGCGGTCAGATCACCTTCGACTCCGATCAACCGAAGTCGGTCGAGCTGACGATCAGGGCGAACGACAACGCGGGCGACGCGACGGCCAACGTCACCGTCCAGGTCGAGGCGAAATCTGGCAACGACACCGCCAACTTCTCGCTGACCGTCAAGGGCCGCGCCGCGCCGGAGCCCACCCGGGCGCAGACGGTCAAGTCGATCTCCGGCCGGGTGGTCACCCAGGAGGGCGAGGGCGTGCCGAACGCGTACGTCCTACTGAAGGACAGCGCCGGCCGGCAGCGCGACACCACCACCGACGGCAGCGGCAACTTCCGGTTCACCGGCAGCACGGAGAACCCCATCGCACCGGGCCGCATCGACCTCGGCGCGAGCAAGGACGACATCCTCGCCGCAGTGAGCTTCAACGCCAGCGCCGGCCAGAGCGTCACCAACCGGCGGATCTCCCTTGCCATCAAGACCGAGGCCACCCCGAGCCCCACCCCGTCGGCCAGCGAGTCGGCCGTGCCGACCGTCGAGCCGACCGAGGAGCCCCTCGACGAGATCGTCGAGCCGACAGAGGTCGCGGCGGCACCGGCCGCCAACGAGGATTCGGGCGGCTTCGGCAACTGGTTGTTGATCCTGCTCGGCGGGCTCTTCGTCGCGATCGGCGTCGGCACCATCGTTCTGCTGTGGATGAAGCGCCGCGAGACCGACGAGGAGGACGCGGACGCCACCGCGACCGGCGCGGGTGCCGCGCCGGCCGCCCGGGGAGCGATCCGCGGGGCCGACGACCAGACCCGCGTGGTGAACCGGGTCGGCGGCGCCGGGCCGGATCCGACGATGGTCGCCGGGGGCGCCGCCCTCAGCAACGCCCCGACGATGATGCACCGCCCCGTGATCGACGACGTGCCGCCCGACCCGTACGGCGCCCCGCCGCAGCCCTACGGCGCGTCCGGGGGTACGGGCTGGGGCGGCTACGGCGAGGACCAGGGCGGGTACGGCACGCCGGGCTACGGCAACGCGCCCTCCTCCGGCAGCGGCTACGGCAACGCTCCTTCCTCCGGCAGCGGCTACGGCAACGCTCCTTCCTCCGGCAGCGGCTACGGCACGGCCCCCGCGTCCGGCAGTGGCTACGGCACGGCCCCCGCGTCCGGCGGCGGCTACGGCAGCGGATCCGCTCCGGCCGGCGGCTACGGCACCGCGCCGTCCCCGGGCAGCGGCTACGCCGGCCGGGACTACGGCGCGCCGGGCGGCGGCACCGACTATCCGCCCGTCCCCGCCGGCGGTCCCGGCTACGGCGACCGCTACGACGAGCCGACCGGCCGGTACAGCGGGGAGGAGACGCGCTTCCCGCCGCCCGCCGACCCGTACGCCACCGGCGTCTACGAGCCCGGCAAGGGCCAGGACTACGGTCAGCAGGATCCCGCTGGCTACGGCCGGGGTGCCGAGCCGACCGGCGGATACGACCAGCGCGGATACGCCGCCCAGCCCGGCGGATACGACCAGGGCGGATACGACCAGGGCGGCGGCTACGGCCAGCAGACCGGCCAGTCCGCCGGCTACGGCCAGCAGCCACAGCACGGCGGCTACGGCCAGGACGGCCCGCAGGCCGGCGGATACGGTCAGCAGCCACCGGCACAGCGCGGCGGATACGACAGCTACGACCAGGGCGGCTACGGCCAGAGCGGGTACGGCGGCCAGCAGCCCGGCAGCTACGACCAACCCACCACCTACGACCAGGGCGGCTACTACGGCGACCCGGCGCAGCCCGGTCGCGGCCGGCCCGACGGACCGCCCCCGGAACGCGGCGGTCGCCGCCTCGACTGGCTGGACGACTGA
- a CDS encoding sterol carrier family protein: MSSPHIKSAAVAATLSALDEGRTPERPVFREAVRTLLAALVERAPGRSVEVRVPPYGAVQCVAGPRHTRGTPPNVIEMDPSTWVALAVGRVDWVAAVTEGRVRVSGARADLAPYLPL; encoded by the coding sequence GTGTCCTCTCCGCACATAAAGTCCGCCGCCGTCGCGGCGACGTTGTCGGCGCTCGACGAGGGGCGTACGCCCGAACGGCCGGTGTTCCGGGAGGCGGTCCGTACGTTGTTGGCCGCCCTCGTGGAGCGCGCCCCCGGCCGATCGGTGGAGGTGCGCGTCCCACCCTACGGTGCAGTTCAGTGCGTCGCGGGTCCGCGACACACCCGCGGCACGCCACCGAACGTGATCGAGATGGATCCATCGACCTGGGTGGCGCTGGCCGTCGGTCGCGTCGACTGGGTGGCGGCGGTGACGGAGGGTCGCGTGCGGGTGAGTGGCGCGCGGGCGGACCTGGCGCCGTACCTGCCGCTCTGA
- the purF gene encoding amidophosphoribosyltransferase, which produces MPRGDGRLSHDLDPQRPGPQDACGVFGVWAPGEEVANLTYFGLYALQHRGQEAAGIAVSDGSGVVVYKDLGLVAQVFDEPTLASLRGHLAIGHARYSTTGGSTWENAQPTIRATSAGTTIALAHNGNLVNTSELQREVAERGLVADGATNDTSLVTMLLASRPDLSVEAAALEVLPQLRGAFSFVFMDESTLYAARDPHGVRPLVLGRLERGWVVASETAALDIVGASVVREVEPGELIAIDSDGLRSARFAAPEPKGCLFEYVYIARPDATIAGRNVHSARVQIGRQLAKEHPVEADLVIPVPESGTPAAIGYAEESGITYGQGLMKNPYVGRTFIQPSQTLRQLGIRLKLNPLRENVRGKRLIVVDDSIVRGNTQRAIVRMLREAGALEVHVRISSPPVNWPCFYGIDFATRAELLANGLDTDGIRRSIGADTLGYVSLPGLIAATEQPKTRLCRACFDGEYPIELPAGNLIGKHVLEGVGRRVAATDTAEQTIPPLVATPGGATAHRP; this is translated from the coding sequence GTGCCCCGAGGCGACGGCCGGCTGAGCCACGACCTTGATCCCCAACGACCCGGCCCCCAGGACGCCTGTGGCGTCTTCGGTGTCTGGGCGCCGGGCGAGGAGGTCGCCAACCTGACCTACTTCGGTCTCTACGCGTTGCAGCACCGGGGGCAGGAGGCGGCGGGCATCGCGGTCAGCGATGGCTCGGGAGTGGTCGTCTACAAGGACCTGGGCCTGGTCGCCCAGGTGTTCGACGAGCCGACCCTGGCCAGTCTGCGTGGGCATCTGGCGATCGGGCACGCGCGGTACTCGACCACCGGCGGCTCGACCTGGGAGAACGCCCAGCCGACCATCCGGGCCACGAGTGCCGGCACGACGATCGCGCTGGCCCACAACGGCAACCTGGTCAACACCTCCGAGCTCCAGCGTGAGGTTGCCGAGCGTGGCCTGGTGGCCGACGGCGCGACCAACGACACCTCGCTGGTCACGATGCTGCTGGCCAGCCGCCCCGACCTCTCGGTCGAGGCCGCCGCGCTGGAGGTGCTGCCCCAGTTGCGCGGCGCGTTCAGCTTCGTCTTCATGGACGAGTCGACCCTCTACGCGGCCCGCGACCCGCACGGCGTGCGCCCGCTGGTGCTCGGTCGGCTGGAGCGCGGCTGGGTGGTGGCCAGTGAGACCGCCGCGCTGGACATCGTGGGGGCGAGCGTGGTCCGCGAGGTCGAGCCGGGCGAGCTGATCGCCATCGACTCCGACGGCCTGCGCTCCGCCCGGTTCGCGGCCCCCGAGCCCAAGGGCTGCCTCTTCGAGTACGTCTACATCGCCCGCCCGGACGCCACCATCGCCGGCCGCAACGTGCACTCCGCCCGGGTGCAGATCGGCCGCCAGCTGGCCAAGGAACACCCCGTGGAGGCCGACCTGGTCATCCCGGTGCCCGAGTCCGGCACGCCGGCCGCGATCGGGTACGCCGAGGAGTCCGGCATCACCTACGGCCAGGGCCTGATGAAGAACCCGTACGTCGGGCGCACCTTCATCCAGCCGTCGCAGACCCTGCGTCAGCTCGGCATCCGGCTGAAGCTCAATCCGCTGCGGGAGAACGTCCGCGGCAAGCGTCTCATCGTGGTGGACGACTCGATCGTGCGCGGCAACACCCAGCGGGCGATCGTGCGGATGCTGCGCGAGGCCGGCGCGCTGGAGGTGCACGTACGCATCTCGTCGCCGCCGGTCAACTGGCCCTGCTTCTACGGCATCGACTTCGCCACCCGGGCGGAGCTGCTGGCCAACGGCCTCGACACCGACGGCATCCGCCGCTCGATCGGGGCCGACACCCTGGGCTACGTCTCGTTGCCCGGGCTGATCGCCGCGACGGAGCAGCCGAAGACCCGGTTGTGCCGCGCGTGTTTCGACGGTGAATACCCGATCGAGCTGCCGGCTGGCAACCTGATCGGCAAGCACGTGCTCGAAGGGGTGGGCCGGCGGGTCGCCGCCACCGACACCGCCGAGCAGACCATCCCTCCGCTCGTCGCCACTCCGGGCGGCGCGACCGCGCACCGCCCGTAG
- the purM gene encoding phosphoribosylformylglycinamidine cyclo-ligase produces MTHVSERSGAGSSPSGAGGDRQPWTAGTGRTTRKRSVSYADAGVSIEAGDRAVELLKSKVRETRRPEVMGDLGGFAGLFRLDTKKYKNPILASSTDGVGTKLVIAQQMDIHDTVGIDLVAMVVDDLVACGAEPLFLLDYIATGEVVPDKVAEIGAGIADGCRYAGCALLGGETAEHPGVLRPDEYDISATGVGVVEESDILSPERVEVGDVVIAMRSSGLHSNGYSLVRHVLLGAGRMRLDVVIDDFGRQRTLGEELLTPTKIYAQDCLKLIAEAEVRALAHVTGGGIPGNLVRILPEHVDAVVNRSTWKPQPIFDLIQSKGRIEDPEMEATFNMGVGMFAIVSAEDADRALATLTGRGVEAWQAGEIIEGTGTVQMVGQHTRG; encoded by the coding sequence GTGACGCACGTGTCCGAGCGCAGCGGCGCAGGAAGCAGTCCGTCGGGTGCCGGCGGCGATCGCCAGCCCTGGACAGCCGGCACCGGCCGTACGACGCGCAAACGCTCGGTCTCGTACGCCGACGCCGGGGTGTCGATCGAGGCGGGCGACCGCGCGGTCGAACTGCTCAAGTCCAAGGTGCGGGAGACCCGACGCCCGGAGGTGATGGGCGACCTTGGTGGCTTCGCCGGCCTGTTCCGGCTGGACACGAAGAAGTACAAGAACCCGATCCTGGCCTCGTCCACCGACGGGGTGGGCACCAAGCTGGTGATCGCCCAGCAGATGGACATCCACGACACGGTGGGCATCGACCTGGTCGCGATGGTCGTCGACGACCTGGTGGCCTGCGGCGCGGAGCCACTGTTCCTGCTCGACTACATCGCGACCGGCGAGGTCGTGCCGGACAAGGTCGCCGAGATCGGCGCGGGCATCGCCGACGGCTGCCGGTACGCCGGTTGCGCGCTGCTCGGCGGTGAGACGGCCGAGCACCCGGGCGTGCTGCGTCCGGACGAGTACGACATCTCCGCCACCGGCGTGGGCGTGGTGGAGGAGAGCGACATCCTGAGCCCGGAGCGGGTCGAGGTGGGTGACGTCGTCATCGCGATGCGCTCCTCGGGCCTGCACTCCAACGGCTACTCGCTGGTGCGGCACGTGCTGCTGGGCGCGGGCCGGATGCGGCTGGACGTGGTGATCGACGACTTCGGTCGGCAGCGCACCCTCGGCGAGGAGCTGCTCACCCCGACGAAGATCTACGCGCAGGACTGCCTGAAGCTGATCGCCGAGGCCGAGGTGCGGGCGCTGGCCCACGTGACCGGCGGCGGCATCCCCGGCAACCTGGTGCGGATCCTGCCCGAGCACGTCGACGCGGTGGTCAACCGGTCCACCTGGAAGCCCCAGCCGATCTTCGACCTGATCCAGTCCAAGGGGCGGATCGAGGATCCGGAGATGGAGGCGACGTTCAACATGGGCGTCGGCATGTTCGCGATCGTCTCGGCCGAGGACGCCGACCGCGCCCTGGCCACCCTCACCGGTCGGGGCGTGGAGGCCTGGCAGGCGGGCGAGATCATCGAGGGCACCGGCACCGTGCAGATGGTCGGCCAGCACACCCGCGGATGA
- the amcB gene encoding cyclophane-forming radical SAM peptide maturase AmcB: MRGLATVPSYVVMQPTTLCNLDCAYCYLPFRAVDRRMPVAVAEAVAASVNPWAADGRFSVVWHGGEPLTAGREHLAALMAPFAPQVEHHVQTNATLIDDAWCAFFANRGMRVSISVDGPRERNGDRVTRAGRPAYDRIVRGVAALRRHGLPFSALAVVGDPAPGRAVELYDYFLDLGCDVLGVNIEETEGVNTRDNAHDAATVTAFWAELVAAWRRNPRIHLREVEWSLRYAAAVLDDTADGLLPGRLDPIPTVAHDGAVVVLSPELAGFTDPRYGDFSSGNVLATPLRTILAGAAGTGWVGEFVAGVEACRTTCPYFGFCGGGHAANRYFELGRFDVTETEHCRNSKIRLLEGVLEHARNHQAPGM; encoded by the coding sequence ATGCGGGGCCTGGCCACCGTCCCGTCGTACGTCGTCATGCAGCCGACGACCCTCTGCAACCTCGACTGCGCGTACTGCTACCTGCCGTTTCGGGCGGTGGACCGGCGGATGCCGGTGGCGGTGGCAGAGGCGGTGGCCGCCTCGGTGAACCCGTGGGCGGCCGACGGCCGGTTCTCCGTGGTGTGGCACGGCGGGGAGCCGCTCACGGCTGGCCGGGAGCATCTGGCCGCCCTGATGGCACCCTTCGCGCCACAGGTGGAGCACCACGTCCAGACCAACGCGACGTTGATCGACGACGCCTGGTGTGCGTTCTTCGCCAACCGCGGGATGCGGGTGAGCATCAGTGTGGACGGGCCACGGGAGCGGAACGGGGACCGGGTCACCCGGGCCGGGAGGCCGGCGTACGACCGGATCGTGCGGGGGGTGGCGGCCCTGCGCCGGCACGGCCTGCCCTTCTCGGCCCTCGCCGTGGTGGGCGACCCGGCTCCGGGCCGGGCGGTGGAACTGTACGACTACTTCCTCGATCTCGGCTGCGACGTGCTCGGCGTCAACATCGAGGAGACCGAGGGGGTCAACACCCGGGACAACGCCCACGACGCGGCGACGGTGACGGCCTTCTGGGCCGAGCTGGTGGCGGCCTGGCGCCGCAACCCGCGCATCCACCTGCGCGAGGTGGAGTGGTCGCTGCGGTACGCGGCCGCCGTGCTGGACGACACAGCGGATGGGCTGCTTCCGGGCCGGCTGGACCCGATCCCCACGGTTGCCCACGACGGGGCGGTGGTGGTGCTGTCGCCGGAGCTGGCGGGCTTCACCGACCCCCGGTACGGCGACTTCTCCAGCGGGAACGTGCTGGCCACCCCGCTGCGCACGATTCTCGCCGGGGCGGCGGGGACGGGTTGGGTGGGCGAGTTCGTGGCCGGCGTGGAGGCGTGCCGGACGACGTGCCCGTACTTCGGTTTCTGCGGCGGTGGCCACGCGGCCAACCGGTACTTCGAACTGGGGCGCTTCGACGTCACGGAGACCGAGCACTGCCGCAACAGCAAGATCCGCCTACTGGAGGGAGTGTTGGAGCATGCCCGAAACCACCAGGCACCGGGAATGTGA
- the amcA gene encoding multiple cyclophane-containing RiPP AmcA: MPETTRHRECERAGAATPDGVADRVREAAVGLTALLHDAEAARRLRTEVTDRDGPGAVCAWNHFENIPTFYNWNNRPR, encoded by the coding sequence ATGCCCGAAACCACCAGGCACCGGGAATGTGAGCGTGCGGGGGCAGCCACCCCGGACGGGGTTGCCGACCGGGTGCGGGAGGCCGCCGTCGGGCTGACCGCCCTGCTCCACGACGCCGAGGCGGCGCGACGGCTGCGAACGGAGGTGACGGATCGCGACGGGCCCGGCGCGGTCTGCGCCTGGAACCACTTCGAGAACATCCCGACGTTCTACAACTGGAACAACCGGCCGCGGTGA
- a CDS encoding DUF3073 domain-containing protein codes for MGRGRAKAKQTKVARELKYHSPNTDLTALQRELAGAGKSEHNFDDDYKEYVDDDDEDHADDDPDPWARPTR; via the coding sequence ATGGGGCGCGGCCGTGCTAAGGCCAAGCAGACGAAGGTGGCCCGGGAGTTGAAGTACCACTCCCCGAACACCGACCTCACCGCCTTGCAGCGCGAACTGGCGGGTGCTGGTAAGTCTGAGCACAACTTCGACGACGACTACAAAGAGTATGTCGACGACGATGATGAGGATCACGCGGACGACGACCCGGATCCGTGGGCTCGTCCGACCCGCTGA